TCGAACGCCCAGCGTTGCCGACCGGTCTCCGTATCGACCGCGTACAGACGCGTATCGTGGCTGCCGATGTACACCGTCGATCCCGCCACCGTCGGCGAGGAACGTATCGAATCGGCTGTTTCGAACTGCCAGCGCCGTCTCCCGGTCGCCGCGTCGATCGCCTCGAGATTCGTCGTCCCGACGTACACGGTTCCGTCGGCGACCGTGGGAGAGGTTCGTATCGACCCCGCTTCCGGATCGAACCGCCACCGTTGTGTTCCGGTCTGCGCGTCGATCGCGTACACCTTTCCGGAGTAGTCAATCCCCCCTGCGGAATCGCTGGCGACGTACACCGTTCCGTTTACCACTGTCGGCGAGGACCGAACCTGGTCGTTCGCCTCGAATGCCCACCGCTGTCTCCCGTTCGCCGTATCGAACGCATACACGTGGTCGTCGTCACACCCGACGTAGACGGTGTCGTCCACGACCGTCGGGGACGAATTGAACCCCGCTTCGAACGTCTGTGTCCACCGCTGTGCCCCGGTCGCTCGGTCCACGGCGTAGAAGCCGCTGGACCCGTCGTACAGATCCACATCGCCGAAGAACACCGTATCTTCAGAAATCGTCGCGGACGTAAAGACCGTACTTCCGTTCTCGAAGGACCAGCGGAACTCTCCGGTGCGCGCGTCGACAGCGCACAGACAGCCGCTCGTGCCCAGCGAGACTTGGAAGTAGACCGTCCCGTCAGCCACGACTGGCGAGGAGTTCCGAAAGGTGCCAGAGAACACGTCTTCCACATCCGAGATGTCGAACTGCCACTCCTGTCGCCCCGTACTCGCCTGCAGCGCGTGGAGATGGCCGGCGTCGTCGCCGACGTACACGGTCCCGTCGACAATCGTCGGAGACGAGTTGACGGCGTCGTCGGCGGTGAAACGCCACTGCTCGGTACCGGCGGCGTTGGTGTTCATGGTACGGGATGTATCGCCATCCCCTATAATTCATAGTTGTGGACGGTACGCCCGACAGCACCTCGTGGAGAGACCGGTGGGCGACCAGTGCATTCGGCGACACTACACCGCCCACCGACGCACAGTTCACCTTCTGACACTGTTGTGCGTTCCAGCCAGCATCATTATGCTCCACAGCTATCGTATAAAGAGCACGCGAGCCTGATGCCGCGGCGTCCGCGGTTCGGTCGGTGGGGTTGGATTCGTGGATGTGTCCGCTGAACGCCGGCGTCAGCGGAAGCTAAATCCGTCTTCACGGACGACTACGCTCATGCCGTTGTTGCAGTTCGACACGAGTGCACCGCTATCCGACGCTGACAAGAGCGCATTTGCAGCCCGCGTCACGGAGTTGTACACCGCCGAGATGGACACGACAGCCGGGCACGTCGCCGTGACGTTCCGCGACCGCGAGCGGTCGGACCTCTATCTCGGGCGAGCCGTCGACGGTCCGCTGCTGTTTCTCGACGCCGAGATTCGCCGCGGCCGGTCACACGAGCGCAAACGCGCGTTCGGACTCGCCACGATGGAGTACGCCGGCGCGGAGTTCGACATCCCCGAGGAGAATATGAAAGTCGTCTTCACCGAACACCCCGGCGAGTCGATGATGGGCGTCAACCGCGTCGGGGGCGAGTGGCGTCCGGAGTAAGCCCTCCCGACCGTGGGTCAGAGACCGGAGTGCTCGGGTGTGACCGTTCTCTGTGCTCGCGTGCGCCGTTGTTACCTCCCGAACCAGCGGAGCACCGCACCCACGAGTGCGACAACCGCACCGAGCGTGAACGTTCCGGGAAGCGGGAGGGCGAACAAGACGCCACCGAGCGCCACGACGGCCGTGGACGTTCGCATTGTGCTGATATCTCTCCCGGGCCATTTGTGTCTACTGGCGAGCGGCACCAACTCCATCGGCCTCGAACGGTACAGAAACGACGGCGGAGCCGCTCGATTAAGACAAGGAACTCACGATGGGTCGAGCACCTCGACCCCGGTTATCTCGAACCGAGCACCGCCGGCTGGACCGTCAATCACGTGAACGTCCCAGCCGTGCGCCTCGACGACTTGCTCGACGATCTGTAATCCGAAGCCGGTGCCGTTCGTCGATGTCGAGTAGCCTACGTCGAACACCCGGTGGCGTTCCTCGGGCGGGATACCCGGCCCGTCGTCTGCAATCGCGAAGCCGCGGTCGGTCTTGTGAACGCGGACTGTGACCGCTGGTCCGGCGTGGTCGATGGCGTTCCGAAAGAGGTTTTCGAGCACCTGTCTGAGTCGGTCCTCGTCGGCCAGGACGTGCGACCACTCGCCGGCTCCCTCGCCGTCGACGATGAGTTCGGCGTCCTCGTGGGCGTCGGCGACGAGACGCCACGCAGCGTCGACAGTCGCACGGAAGTCGACAGGCTCCGTCGCTCCGATGTCCTGTCCCTCCGAACTGAGCCAGAGCATATCCTCAATCAGCCGTTGCATCCGGTCGAGCGCGTCGCCGATCTGGTCGAGGTCTTGGCTATCGCAGTCGGCCCGGGCCAGTTCCAACCGTCCCTTGGCGACGCTCATCGGGTTCTGCAGGTCGTGAGAGACCACTTCCGCGAACTCTTCGAGCCGCTCGTTTTGCCGTTCGAGCTGGCGCTCGTTCGCCTTCTGTCGGCTGATGTCACGCCCGACGCCCACGAGTCCGACCGTCTCCCCGTCCGGGTCGGTGAGCCGCGCGCCGGTGAACTCGTAGGGGATTCGCTCGTCGTCGGCCGTGAGCAGTTCTGCCTCGATCGTCGCCCGGCCGGTCTCGAACGTCTCTTCGATCGCGC
This portion of the Halosegnis longus genome encodes:
- a CDS encoding outer membrane protein assembly factor BamB family protein → MNTNAAGTEQWRFTADDAVNSSPTIVDGTVYVGDDAGHLHALQASTGRQEWQFDISDVEDVFSGTFRNSSPVVADGTVYFQVSLGTSGCLCAVDARTGEFRWSFENGSTVFTSATISEDTVFFGDVDLYDGSSGFYAVDRATGAQRWTQTFEAGFNSSPTVVDDTVYVGCDDDHVYAFDTANGRQRWAFEANDQVRSSPTVVNGTVYVASDSAGGIDYSGKVYAIDAQTGTQRWRFDPEAGSIRTSPTVADGTVYVGTTNLEAIDAATGRRRWQFETADSIRSSPTVAGSTVYIGSHDTRLYAVDTETGRQRWAFETDDPVQSSPTVKDGTVYVGGQDATVYAIAAESPDVDSRGSRVLLGTLGHHDGRTTASKTVDKRVSDTPDRADAGASNTNVFDRAEPAGQSTATANREPTAASSSAGADSVSFCPHCGADMTDAPGDAYCPHCGGQLRDD
- a CDS encoding tautomerase family protein, which codes for MPLLQFDTSAPLSDADKSAFAARVTELYTAEMDTTAGHVAVTFRDRERSDLYLGRAVDGPLLFLDAEIRRGRSHERKRAFGLATMEYAGAEFDIPEENMKVVFTEHPGESMMGVNRVGGEWRPE